A window of the Aquimarina spinulae genome harbors these coding sequences:
- a CDS encoding polyribonucleotide nucleotidyltransferase: MIPKVYKEVIDLGDGREISIETGKLAKQAHGSVVVQSGKCMLLCTVVSNYKQSDVDFLPLTVDYREKFAASGRYPGGFFKREARPSDGEVLTMRLVDRVLRPLFPKDYHAETQVMIQLMSHDENVMPDAMAGLAASAAIQLSDFPFECAISEARVGRVNGEFIINPTRAQLEESDIDMMIGASADSVMMVEGEMKEISEEEMVEAIKFAHDHIKIQCAAQLKLAEAFGKKEVREYDPEREDEDLAKKIHEMAYDKVYAVAKAGSSKKERGLAFSEIKEEIKATYSEEELEDFGDLVSKYYSKAEKSAIRDLTLNEGLRLDGRKTDEIRPIWCEVDYLPSTHGSSIFTRGETQALATVTLGTSREANQIDMPSYEGEETFYLHYNFPPFCTGEARPIRGTSRREVGHGNLAQRALKGMIPADCPYTVRVVSEVLESNGSSSMATVCSGTMALMDAGVQMVKPVSGIAMGLISDGETGKYAVLSDILGDEDHLGDMDFKVTGTADGITACQMDIKVKGLSYEILVNALKQAADGRIHILGKLTDTIATPNADVKAHAPKMVTRTIPGDFIGALIGPGGKVIQELQKTTGTTIVINEDPVTEEGNVEILGTSQEGIDAVLAKIDSITFKPVVGSVYEVKVIKMLDFGAVVEYMEAPGNEVLLHVSELAWERTENVSDVVNMGDVFDVKYFGIDSRTRKEKVSRKALLPRPPRPEGDKPRGDRKPHRDKKEN, from the coding sequence ATGATTCCAAAAGTTTATAAAGAGGTCATTGACCTTGGTGACGGTAGAGAAATTTCTATCGAAACCGGAAAATTAGCAAAACAGGCTCATGGTTCTGTTGTTGTACAATCTGGCAAGTGTATGTTATTATGTACAGTTGTTTCAAATTACAAACAAAGTGATGTCGATTTTCTACCATTAACAGTAGATTATAGAGAGAAATTCGCAGCATCTGGTCGTTATCCTGGTGGTTTCTTCAAAAGAGAAGCAAGACCAAGTGATGGCGAAGTACTAACCATGAGATTAGTAGATCGTGTATTACGACCACTATTTCCAAAAGATTATCACGCAGAAACTCAGGTGATGATTCAGTTAATGTCGCATGATGAAAATGTAATGCCAGATGCAATGGCAGGATTAGCAGCATCTGCCGCGATACAATTATCTGATTTCCCTTTTGAATGTGCTATTTCAGAAGCACGTGTAGGACGTGTAAATGGTGAATTTATCATCAACCCTACAAGAGCGCAGTTAGAAGAATCAGATATCGATATGATGATTGGTGCTTCTGCAGATTCTGTAATGATGGTTGAAGGAGAGATGAAAGAAATTAGCGAAGAAGAAATGGTAGAAGCTATCAAATTCGCTCACGATCATATAAAAATACAATGTGCTGCTCAGCTTAAATTAGCAGAAGCCTTTGGAAAAAAAGAAGTTAGAGAATACGACCCAGAAAGAGAAGATGAAGACTTAGCAAAGAAAATTCATGAAATGGCATATGACAAAGTATATGCTGTAGCAAAAGCAGGATCTTCTAAAAAAGAACGTGGTTTAGCTTTTTCTGAAATAAAAGAAGAAATAAAAGCTACGTATTCTGAAGAAGAGCTTGAAGATTTTGGAGATCTAGTATCTAAATATTATTCTAAAGCAGAAAAATCCGCTATTCGTGATCTTACTTTAAACGAAGGGTTACGTCTGGATGGTCGTAAAACCGATGAGATTAGACCAATCTGGTGTGAAGTTGATTATTTACCATCAACTCACGGATCTTCTATATTTACACGAGGAGAAACTCAAGCACTAGCAACAGTAACTTTGGGAACTTCTAGAGAGGCAAATCAAATTGATATGCCATCTTATGAAGGAGAAGAAACATTTTACCTTCACTATAACTTCCCTCCTTTCTGTACTGGTGAAGCAAGACCTATACGAGGAACTTCTCGTAGAGAAGTTGGTCACGGAAACCTGGCACAACGTGCCCTAAAAGGAATGATTCCTGCCGATTGCCCATATACTGTGCGTGTAGTATCAGAAGTACTAGAATCTAATGGTTCGTCTTCTATGGCAACTGTATGTTCTGGAACTATGGCATTGATGGATGCCGGAGTACAAATGGTGAAACCAGTTTCTGGTATTGCAATGGGATTAATTTCTGATGGTGAAACAGGAAAATATGCAGTTTTATCTGATATCTTAGGTGATGAAGATCACTTGGGAGATATGGACTTTAAAGTAACCGGTACTGCCGATGGTATTACTGCTTGCCAAATGGATATTAAAGTAAAAGGTCTTTCTTATGAAATTTTGGTAAACGCATTAAAGCAAGCTGCTGATGGTCGTATACATATTCTAGGAAAATTAACAGATACTATTGCAACACCAAACGCAGATGTAAAAGCTCATGCTCCAAAAATGGTAACCAGAACAATTCCTGGGGATTTTATTGGTGCTTTAATTGGCCCTGGAGGTAAGGTAATTCAAGAATTACAAAAAACTACCGGTACAACTATAGTAATCAACGAAGATCCTGTTACCGAAGAAGGAAATGTAGAGATTCTTGGTACAAGCCAGGAAGGAATTGATGCTGTATTAGCAAAAATCGATTCTATTACTTTTAAGCCTGTGGTTGGTAGTGTATATGAAGTGAAAGTAATCAAAATGTTAGATTTTGGTGCTGTAGTAGAATATATGGAAGCTCCTGGTAATGAAGTTTTACTTCACGTTTCTGAATTAGCATGGGAACGCACAGAGAATGTTAGCGATGTTGTAAATATGGGTGACGTCTTTGATGTAAAATATTTCGGAATTGATTCTAGAACTCGTAAAGAAAAAGTATCTAGAAAAGCATTATTACCAAGACCTCCAAGACCTGAAGGTGATAAACCAAGAGGTGATAGAAAACCTCACAGAGATAAAAAAGAAAATTAA
- the rpsO gene encoding 30S ribosomal protein S15, which translates to MYLTKEVKEEIFAKHGKGKNDSGSAEGQIALFTHRITHLTEHLKKNRKDYNTERSLVKLVGKRRDLLDYLIKKDIMRYRAIVKELGLRK; encoded by the coding sequence ATGTATTTAACAAAAGAAGTTAAAGAAGAAATCTTCGCAAAGCACGGTAAAGGAAAGAACGACAGTGGTTCTGCAGAAGGTCAAATTGCATTGTTTACACACAGAATTACTCATCTTACTGAGCACTTAAAAAAGAATCGTAAAGATTATAACACAGAGCGTTCTTTGGTAAAGTTGGTAGGAAAACGTAGAGATCTGTTAGACTATCTTATTAAAAAGGATATCATGAGATACCGTGCAATTGTAAAAGAATTAGGATTAAGAAAGTAA